A single Candidatus Angelobacter sp. DNA region contains:
- a CDS encoding PepSY-associated TM helix domain-containing protein yields MRGRIYRLIRDLHLYLGLFSSPFVLVFAISVFFLVHTWLPKFAPESSNTRAVSDLPLPAELPTLSGRPLIDALKPALEKAGVPGEVGFVRHMVKEEKLIIPVTIPGRETIVTISLASREATIVTRETGLADALVTLHKSPGQHGPGIRMNWFYMKAWRWMADTTVYLILFISVSGVYLWYMLRAERKVGLILLFAGALSFFGMAYALSH; encoded by the coding sequence TTACCGGCTCATACGCGATCTCCATCTGTACCTCGGGCTGTTCAGCAGCCCGTTCGTGCTCGTGTTTGCCATCAGCGTGTTTTTCCTGGTCCACACCTGGCTGCCGAAGTTCGCTCCAGAATCTTCCAACACACGGGCGGTATCGGACCTTCCCCTTCCCGCAGAGTTGCCGACGCTTTCGGGCCGTCCACTGATCGATGCGCTTAAACCAGCTCTTGAAAAGGCGGGTGTCCCGGGCGAGGTCGGATTCGTCCGGCACATGGTCAAGGAGGAGAAGCTGATCATTCCCGTAACGATCCCCGGACGCGAAACGATCGTGACCATCAGCCTCGCCAGCCGTGAGGCAACCATCGTGACCCGTGAGACCGGGCTGGCCGATGCCCTGGTGACGCTCCATAAATCTCCGGGTCAACACGGGCCGGGCATTCGGATGAACTGGTTTTACATGAAAGCGTGGCGTTGGATGGCCGACACAACGGTTTACCTGATCCTGTTTATCTCGGTCAGCGGCGTTTATCTCTGGTACATGCTGCGCGCGGAACGCAAGGTCGGATTGATCCTGCTTTTCGCGGGGGCGTTATCGTTTTTCGGAATGGCGTATGCCCTCAGCCACTGA
- a CDS encoding sulfur transferase domain-containing protein — protein sequence MKRTRCRLLTGLRRNLLPALIVVSLMASFGLIRSEDSHPKVAGITNFARVNDHLYRGAQPNADGIKSLARLGVKTIINLRMTNDVWSAEEAEARAAGITYTNVPMSGIGQPTDEQVLKVLSSIETAADPVFVHCQHGADRTGTIVACYRIRHDKWTSKQALQEAREHGMSPLEIGMKRYVADFAKSHKTD from the coding sequence ATGAAACGGACCCGTTGCCGATTATTGACCGGGCTGAGAAGGAACCTCCTGCCTGCCCTGATTGTCGTATCGTTAATGGCGTCTTTCGGCTTGATCAGATCGGAAGATTCCCATCCCAAGGTGGCGGGGATTACCAATTTCGCCCGGGTCAACGATCATCTCTATCGGGGTGCCCAGCCCAATGCTGATGGCATCAAGTCGCTCGCCCGGTTGGGGGTCAAAACAATCATCAATCTGCGGATGACCAACGATGTCTGGTCGGCGGAGGAAGCCGAAGCGCGGGCCGCGGGCATCACTTACACCAACGTGCCCATGTCCGGAATTGGCCAGCCGACCGACGAACAGGTTTTGAAGGTGCTTTCGAGTATCGAGACTGCCGCCGACCCGGTCTTCGTTCACTGCCAGCATGGTGCCGATCGCACCGGCACCATCGTCGCCTGTTACCGGATTCGTCATGACAAATGGACGAGCAAACAGGCATTGCAGGAGGCCAGGGAACACGGAATGTCACCGCTGGAAATCGGGATGAAGCGTTACGTGGCTGACTTTGCAAAGTCCCACAAAACCGACTGA